In a genomic window of Pieris brassicae chromosome 7, ilPieBrab1.1, whole genome shotgun sequence:
- the LOC123712480 gene encoding cytoglobin-like: MGSWQSSLWGGNPDEVNPTSGLTKREIRAVQKSWAPVYANQLATGTELLKRLFRAHPQTLDFFKMVKKLPEDEYNTNIQFKAHVINLMSALNQAVVNLHQPEVVAVMMNKLGESHGRRKIQESHFHDLKGVIVNMFIEVLHLDDATLGAWGKTVEFWYKHIFQTLTPNQST, from the exons atGGGCAGTTGGCAAAGTTCCTTATGGGGTGGTAACCCAGACGAAGTAAACCCCACGTCAGGACTCACCAAACGAGAAATCCGAGCAGTCCAGAAGTCTTGGGCTCCAGTATACGCCAACCAATTGGCTACGGGcactgaattattaaaaag ATTATTTCGCGCGCACCCACAAACCCTAGACTTCTTCAAAATGGTAAAGAAACTACCCGAAGATGaatataacacaaatatacaatttaaggCTCATGTTATCAACCTAATGTCTGCATTAAACCAGGCGGTTGTCAATCTCCATCAGCCAGAAGTCGTGGCCGTTATGATGAACAAACTTGGCGAATCTCATGGACGACGTAAAATTCAAGAATCACATTTCCAT GATTTAAAAGGTGTAATAGTAAACATGTTCATCGAAGTGTTACATCTTGACGACGCCACTCTCGGGGCTTGGGGGAAAACTGTGGAGTTTTGGTACAAACATATCTTTCAGACTTTAACGCCTAACCAGAGTACATAG